The DNA region ATATTCTCAGGGGCATTATTTCAAGATTTAGATGTAGCAACAGCTGAGTTGCTTGAAGCATTTGGTGCACCAACCCCAAACATTATGGAATCTGCCACATTTCATTAAGAATGAGAGTTGAGAGTTGACACGacaaggaggagaggagaacaATTGGTGGAGGGAAAGGAGGATGATACAAGAGGAGAAGcataaagaagaagaacaaagaGAAGAAGCATGGCAGGAAGAATATACTTGAGAGACAAAGAGGATGACACAGCTGCATCGAAGCAGGTCTAGCAGCGGCACAACAGTCTTAGGCGGCAGCTTCGAGGTTCAGAACGAAGGCGGCCTCCTTCCCTCAAGTCGCGAGGTTCTTCTCTTCGAACAACTAAGGTTTGCGATGCAAAATGAGAAGGCAAAGTGACTTGGAAATAATTCAAAATACTCATTTTAAATTGGGAGTTAGGTCAAATCCCGGTTTCCACCATACTTGCAAAGTTGCAAGCTAACTCACGATTCTATGGTGCACTCGAGTTTGATTGAGTCAAGGAAAAACCGAGTCTATGGTAGAGTTAGCTCAATTTTCCCATGTAAACTTCCAAACTCGTACGAGTTACGAGTTGACTCACGAGTTTAGCAACAATGATTTGTAAAACATTTCACACTCTATGTCTTAAAGATATCCTCCATATTTGGCAACACGTAACTACAAGAATTCAACACACTCAAAATCTCAAATGTGTTATATCTGCCTGTTTTTTAACCTTGTTCTTTCACCAGTGTCTCTTGGATCAAAATCAAAGTGAAATATTTAAAAGTGCatagtaaaaaacaaaaaatggacAACCAAGCCAAAGTAATAGTGCATTAGATGAGGAGGTAGACACACTGAAGTGTCAGTAACAATAAATTGCAGAGAAAGAAAAATTGGAAAGCAGTTGTATTGTACTTGAAAAAAACTGTTTAAAACATGATAATTAATTAAGAACATAAACATATGAGAAACAGTCAGTCCAATATAACTGCAGTAACGAGTTCAAACTTCAATGTGCAGCATCTTCTTCCTCACAGAATTTTGTATACTCCTGTGGACCCAACAAGGAATCTAATTCAGATGGACTGCTTGGCTTCACTTTGATCATCCATCCATCTTCGTATGGGCTTGTGTTGATCTTATGTCACAAAAGAAGATAAATAAGTATAAGTATGTATATATAAGCTGTTATTCAGTGAAATCCAGTTCACTATCAAAATAAACAGCCATGTATAATAAGTAGTGCCTCATTAAggtcttgaatttttttttcttaaattttgcAACCAAGTCTTCTTAGATCAATTAGTATAAAGAACTATGTTGTTCTTGTTTGGGTAGAAAATTCAGGCAAACAGGAATAGATGGTTGAAAACTAAGTATTTAACACAACCGCAGAACATTCACATGAACCCGAAATCTCTGCTTAAGCTAGAACAACCGCCCGACCAGTTGATCTACGCGCTTGGTTGTCAACGGTTACAGATTCTAATGCTACACATGGGCACATTTTATACTAAATTTTGAGTAAATGAGGTTTTCTTCCCTTTTGATAAAGAAAATATAgaaaaacaacaataacaatgaaCAACTAGATTAATATTGGGtaaaatgaatgaatgaaagTTAGAAGAATTGATTGAGATTACCAGGCCAGGTTGTTCGGAGAGCTTAGTGTTAACCTCAATAATCTCCCCTGAGATTGGAGAGTTGATATCACTTGTAGCTTTAACACTCTCAACTGCTCCAAAACCGTCACCTTTAGTAACTGGCTTACCGGATTCTGGCAGCTCCACAAACACAACCTCTCCAAGATGGTcctgcaacaacaacaacaaccacagcAATTGATTCAACAATGAAATTGAAGTGAAAATGTGAAACTAAACCAAAGCTAAGCAAAGCAAACGAACCTGGGCATGATCAGTGATACCAATGGTAGCTACAGAGCCTTCATGCTTGACCCATTCATGTGAAGAAGCGTACTTGAGTCCATCCAAGACTGCATATTCAGCAAAAAAACATGTAATGTAAGGTGAATTATGCAAAACATGAACTTAAATGTGAAGAAAGATGATGTTACCAGAAGAGAAGCatcttgagagagaaaaaggaggAGAAAGGTGAAGCCTGGAGGCAGAGGAAGAAAGTTTGAGTGCATTTGCAGTTGAAGAAGCCCACATCCTCAGAGCCATTAGATTAGACTAGTGTTTCTGTGTGTGTGTCTCTCTTCTCTGTTTTGTCACTGAAACAATGAGATATTGGAGGTGGTGCTTTTGATATATGTTTTCTCAAACTTTATCTTGGATGAATGGTAGGCAGAGAATGCCTCATCCTTGCACTTGCACGGTCTCATCCTCTTTAATCATGTAATTTTATGTTATGCCAATATGCCCTGCCTTTTACATAATGTACTCTCATGTAAAATATCTTTACATTGTTTAATGTTCATAAtgtaagtttcaaaaaaaaaaattaattaaaatgaaaaatatgtaaCTTTTTTCTTAAAGTGAGCAGATTTGGTATGAAACAATTGGAGGTCAGTGTAGAATAGTGTATCAAAATTAGACTACATATATTATTCAATAAGTAAACATTATTCTCCCAGATTCTGCCTAACcttataaaaaaatctaaagAATATTAATGTGCAAACTATCAAAACCAATGTGGAATCCACAAAGTGATATTGGTCTCTCTCTCAAATTAGTGGGATTCATATAAATATCACCATGTAAAAACCATTTCTCTTTTAATTCAATACAGGTAATAAGGTAGACAAAACTGAAAAGATGAGGTGGAAATTAAAGTGAGCATGTGGCATGTTACATCTTTAGGCTCTTTTTTGGTCAAAACATCTTTAGGCTCTAAGACCATTTCATAGACTGGTTTTTTTTGTTGGAGTTTGGTGGACTGCTCTGCTTTGTTTCATACTTATATGCGTCCTAGCCCAATAAAAGGAAAAGCCCAATTGATCCGCCATccatgaaattaaaaaaaaaaacgaatgaAATTGATGATGCTGAGAGCAGAGAAAACTGGGCGTGGTTTGATGTTGATAGAAATTGAGGTAGGTAGGGCAAGATTCATTTGTTTTTCTTAAATTTCATGCACTGCCAAGTGCTGACAATTGATTTCTCTATTTTCTAGCCTATTATACAAGCTAACGCAAAATATCAAAATTCCAGGGCCCCAACCCATGACTTGAAATTTATTCAAACGTGATTTGCAAGAACTTATTATTACAAGCTATTGACCTTGCTGAATTACAAGTGGCAAATTAATCCCAAGATTCATCATGTCGCTCTTATAATTGTTGCAAGGCAATTGTCTAAAGGCCTTGGCAATGGTAGGTAAGTAACTGCACACTCCGGATTCATTCTTTCCATCCTGCATGCACCgttaaaagttaaaatcaatCACATTCACATATAATATGTCAGTAATTAATTAGAGATTATGTTTCCTTTTTCCTTGTTTGATTTCCAGAGACAGAACAAGATTGAGTGCATACTTTATTATGTTCTTTACCATAAGCATCTAGATAAAGCTTTAGTTAACCTGTaattaagaagaaaatgatggaGGAAAATAGTGATCTGAAGCTTGGCCAGGTCACCTCCGGGACAAAACCTGCTTCCTAATCCAAATGGAAGGAATGACCCTGCTCTTGCCCTGTAATTCTGCACCCAATTTTTAACATCTAACATGTTACACTTTTCATTCATTCAGTTAAATACATTTGTTCATAGTTAATCAAACAgtaagtaataaaacaaaattttcaattaCTATACATACATCCCATCTGGAAGGATCATACTCCTTTGGGTTGACATAAGTCTCAGGATCCATGTGAACACCTCTGTTCCACACCAAAACTTTCCATCCTTTTGGTATAGTATAGCCTgcaatttttcattattttaaaaTGCTAAACGGTTGTTTGtaactaacaaaaaaaaactaactgaGGAAGCACTGTAAATATATGGAATGGAATATATAACTAACCATTGATGTTGACATCAACTTTTGCCTGTCTAAAGTTTGCAAATGAGATACTTGTTCTGCGCAGCATCTCATCAATAACCTATCATATAATATATCATTGTCAAACTCAACATTATGATTAATAGTTAATTAAGTAATAAGTTACATGCAATATACCTTTGAGAGATAATTCATTTGCTTAATTTCATGAAGGTTCAGCCCTTTCTGCATGAAGGGTCTTCTTTCCGTGATCTCCTCTTGTTCTTTCTGAATGCATATAGTTttgtgagaaaaaaaatcattaattaatataatcatTTTGAAAGTGTAAGCAATAAACAAGGATATTTTCccaagtgcatgtttgaaaatcattatataattgattttgaaggtAAAACTAATTCTGAAGAGAAGCTTATATGAGTAACTTGTGagtttcaaaattaattctaatgAAAAAGAATCTGATCCAAAGAATAGATAGATGGAGTGAAACCTTGGCCATGTGGAGTACATGTGGGTGATCAATGAGGTAGATAATTGTCCACAATATCCCATGAGCAGAGCTTTCATGACCAGCTAACAAGAAAACCAGAACTAAGTCTATAATGTCTTCATCTTCCAGCTGCCTACCATCTTCATCTTTGACTTCCATCAACAAATCCATCATATCTTTCTTGCTCTTAATTGTCTCTCTATTATTGCTCCTCCTCTTCCGGTCCACCAGGGCTTGCAATAGCTTCATCAACTTCTTCCGTGCCTGAATACACAAAAACAAAGTACACTAAAAAACTAAAATCTGTAACATCAACCACATGAAACAATATTGAGTTTTCTCCCATATATCAGATAACTTCATTATCATAGAATTAGAAAGTCTCTATGACAGGTGGTGTGGTGTGACACAAGAGATAGATAGTGTTCAGTATGAGTAGGACACAAGTTAATCAGTTTCTCTTTCACCAGAATCACCCAAAATTAATTtagttttagaatcaattgcaaAAGGATTAACAAACATGAAGAATGTATCAAATTGCAATATGCAAATGCAATTGCGTCCGCAACGTAATGAATTTTGAACCTTGAGTGCTTTATGGAATGCAAATCCTGGGAGGTTAATGGCGAGGGACTTCATTCCCCGGTTCAAATCAGTGTACAGGTTCTCAAACAAGCCAAGGTCCACATGATCACCATCAGAAGCTACAAAAATGGTAGTGATGACCTCAAAAGCGAACTTCCTCAACTCTGTGAGGAACTGGCATGGCCTGTTCATGGAAGACAACTCTTCCAGAAGCTTCACAGCAAGACCCTCTATGAGGACAACATAGGCCGACAACTCCTCATGGCCGTTTATGGGAGAGGTGATTAGGCGGCGTAGACGCTTGTGCTCTGTCATTGAGATGCCGTGGAATGATCTTTTTCCTGTGAGGGCCATGGTGGAAGCAGGGTATCCAAGCTTGAATTGCTCCTCATCTGTCAAAACCTTCCTGCATGTCTCTGGTGTGCAAACTATGATGCTGGGGCACCCCAACAAGTGTGTTCTATACATGCCTGTCCTGCCATATCTATAGGCATATACAAAATGTTACTTACTTTAATGAGTACCGTgagttttaaattgcggttccAGTTGCTTGCATTTGCAACTGTGTTGCGGAATTATGGACAAATTCAGGTCAATTTATCTGCCATTGCGAACACAATATCATTGCGGGGACTCCAAATCCCTTTATGTTGAGCAACAATTGTTGATGCggaccgcaatttaaaaccctgaaGTGCTATTTATTGTGGGTGCAATTGAGTGCATTTATGTGTGTATGAGAGGGAACATAAAGGGAACCTGGAAAAAAGGTCATAGATGAAGGAATCAGGATCAGACTTGAAAGCTTTGAGGAAGGTGAGCATGTTGCCAAGGAAAGGCCAACCCAGATCACCAGGTGGGAGAGGGTGTTGCATTTTCCCCAACCTGCCAACATAGTACAACTCATTCACTCTCCTAAGGAACTCAAACACAAATGCATATCCACCCAGTAAAGCTGCTACTAAGATGAAGCACAAGGAATAATCTAGTACTAACaccattttttagttttttgctgtttatttaatacaatttatttttttgtcccCTCTCATAAACCCTTTTGTTTAGTTCATCTTTTTTGGGAGTACTCCTAGTAGGTACGATCCTTAATTTCTACCCAAGATTCAGGGGTATTTATAGAGTAAAGTGGTCACCATTCCGTACTCTCTTTGCATgttgaaaaattgaaacaatGTTGTGCATGGTGATTAATTTGTAATTGATTTATACGTACATTTGACTAGTCAAATGTCAACTGGgcttaattagttaaaattttctCCCAAAAGAAATTAACATAAGATCTTTGGTTTGAAGTTGGTACCGAACTCTAAAATTACTATTTCATTGTCTACCAATTAATTGGATGTATAACGAAATCACTTTCCTTCTGTATGATGAATTACTGGACActtcatatatataagtaagTTAAATTATAATTCAAAAGCTGTCTAATAAAAAATTCAACCAGTTCGTAGTTGATGGAGAGTACTTTGACGAATTGTTACATTTCTGGCTTGTTGATGCTTTTACTTATTCTCCATGCATGTATTTGTTTATGTTTTTCCAATTGAGTAACGTGCAACTGAAAGGTGTCTGCAAGGTGGCAACAGGTTGGTTGATAGGACGGTGTTAATTCAGTAACCTAGTTGAAATCAtctttacaatttttttcagaTAAATAAAAAGTTTGGGTGGATTCGGCTGGTTGTAGTCACCATTATGGGACATGACATATTTTTAGGATTACAAGTCGTTTGCAGAGGTATTTAGATATCGTTCATCAACACAGGTCTCACTAGCACAATCTCATATTAACGAGAATCAAACACACAAGTTATTATGGGATGAAGTACCAACTGAACCAACACATGTGATGGATGAAATGATCTTTACATGGTAACCGACTCGAAGTGCACTTCAAGTTAATTAGTTTACTTAATTACATTAATAATAAACATCCATTTTACTCAAGACTTTTGAGTTCAGATTTTCGCTGAAAAATCAATATCCATTCCAAATTACCTGATGTATTTGGGTTACAGATTTGACTAATTGTTGGGAAAGATTTCAATGAGGTATTTAAATACATATAACTTGTCTAACTCTCCCAAGAAGCTTGACATTGTAAGTTGTGACCCTGCCTAATGTTCCTGCTTGCAACTTAAATGGTGATTAATTCATACAAGAAACCGAGTTGAATAACATTTTTTTCTGCATCGGAACACAAGAGTTGAATAACTAgttcagaataaaattataaatggaAATTTCTGGTTAGAGTTAAGTTTGATATATAACACTAAATTTTGAAATATAGATATGAAAGCGAGTGATGAATGATGTTAGCGTAGTCGTTCAGCATTTCGTCTACTACTACTCAATGCATTGTTTATGGGACAATGAATTAGTCTGATTATTTGATACTTTAATCAAACACCGATAAAtaattccaaaattttttcgATGCTTCGATTCATGGCAAATGGTTGCCCGGTACAATATTTATAAGTTTCTACAACCATTACAAGCCCAATATTCCATCAATTTTCATCAGACTCAAGCCCACTTAGCCTCTTTgacaaaaaactacccattttaCCTTCAGCAATTTGGTAGCAGGCTAGATCATTGTCAaataaaaggtaaaaaaaaaaaggcccaAAAGAGATATTACAAACCCAGCTGGTTAATATTTAGTGAGTAGAAAACATTGACCAAAAATAAGTGAGTAGaaaacaaactttttttttttgaaatgagtaGAAAACAAACTAAGATGTGTGTATCACACCTCTACAATTAATGACTAGCTAAATTacccttttattttttaatcagaCGCTAACCAGTAACCAccattatattattttattgggGGCGTTGAAGTAACCTCTCCCGAGGTTTATGATTATTGCAGTGACATTTACGATTTCTTATCATAACACTtatcatttatttattattcgAAATGATGTATGAAGTATGAGAGGTCAGAgcattttataaaattaatcgATGAGAGATCAATAAACAAACATTGGACAAAGTACAATTCGCACTATATAtaatgaattttatttattttaagttttagtattttttttattttaaatctttaatataaaccataaaattaaaatctcaTTAATCCACCTACAAcccatgtttcaaaaaaaaccaACAAACCTATCTACCACCTCATTAATAATTACCAAAGAGCACAAACCAAAACATGGTCTAACATATGTCTATCAAAAGAGTAGACTGAACATTTCAAATTACTTGTTATAGGAAACCTCGAGTGTGGACGACCGGCATAACCGGACGGATACCTAACGGGACGATCACCGCCATAGGGGGACGATTACCTAACAGGACGATCACCCCCGTCCCTGTATCCCCACCGGAGCTGACAACCGGGCCCACCCTTCGGTACAAGACAACAGCCGGTCCCACTACGTAGgagttgacctaggccaaccaccctaCGGAACTAATGGTTGGACATGTATTCCGAGGTACCCTGGGCCGTTAGATTACTGCTTTACGAAAGGGATAGCAGGGAATCGAACGGCCGAGGATGAACCAAGTActagccatgcatgacgttgcatggctccaaccctaattccTCTACGAGTATATAAGGAGGACTTCTCCTCCATGCTAAGGTAACATATTCTCTTCAACCCTTCTCCATAAACACTTCACCCTCCTTTACTGACTTAAGCAtcggagtcccttgcaggagcccctctcGGGAACGTCCAGCTCGAAGGCTCACCACCTCCCCCCTTCCTCTCTCCTACCCCTTGTCACCGGGTAGTTTGGTCGCTTCCCGATCATTACTCGACTTATAACGTAT from Lotus japonicus ecotype B-129 chromosome 2, LjGifu_v1.2 includes:
- the LOC130740975 gene encoding glycine cleavage system H protein 3, mitochondrial; translated protein: MALRMWASSTANALKLSSSASRLHLSPPFSLSRCFSSVLDGLKYASSHEWVKHEGSVATIGITDHAQDHLGEVVFVELPESGKPVTKGDGFGAVESVKATSDINSPISGEIIEVNTKLSEQPGLINTSPYEDGWMIKVKPSSPSELDSLLGPQEYTKFCEEEDAAH
- the LOC130740974 gene encoding beta-amyrin 11-oxidase-like, with the translated sequence MVLVLDYSLCFILVAALLGGYAFVFEFLRRVNELYYVGRLGKMQHPLPPGDLGWPFLGNMLTFLKAFKSDPDSFIYDLFSRYGRTGMYRTHLLGCPSIIVCTPETCRKVLTDEEQFKLGYPASTMALTGKRSFHGISMTEHKRLRRLITSPINGHEELSAYVVLIEGLAVKLLEELSSMNRPCQFLTELRKFAFEVITTIFVASDGDHVDLGLFENLYTDLNRGMKSLAINLPGFAFHKALKARKKLMKLLQALVDRKRRSNNRETIKSKKDMMDLLMEVKDEDGRQLEDEDIIDLVLVFLLAGHESSAHGILWTIIYLIDHPHVLHMAKKEQEEITERRPFMQKGLNLHEIKQMNYLSKVIDEMLRRTSISFANFRQAKVDVNINGYTIPKGWKVLVWNRGVHMDPETYVNPKEYDPSRWDNYRARAGSFLPFGLGSRFCPGGDLAKLQITIFLHHFLLNYRMERMNPECAVTYLPLPRPLDNCLATIIRAT